A region of the Campylobacter subantarcticus LMG 24377 genome:
ATTTATTATCAAAAGGACGATAGTGGCATTTTTTTATAAATTTTTCTAAATTATCATGATTTTTATTAACTGCATATATAGCAGAATCTAATTTCCAATCCCTTGAATCTTCACCAATATCATAAATTTTATACAGCTCATCTTTAGTTTTTGTATTAAAATCTTTGAGAAGTTGCATTAGATTTTCTTTTTTATTATGAAAAACTATATTATCTCTTTTTGAGCAAATTCCTGTGCTTGAAAGCATAAAAATATCTTTTACATTTATGCCTTTGTTGTATTCTTCTAATAAATCATTATTTTGTGGCAAGAAAAGATAAAAAGGCTCGTTGTTTTTAACTAAAGTCCACTCTATAGAATTTAAGTTATTTTCATATAAAAATTCGTATTTGTCTTTTCTTTTTCCGTATAAATCATAGTAGTAAATCTTTGTATTTTTTGCTTTTGAATTTTGCTTTATAAAGATATTTATGCTCACACCTTGCATGATATCAAAGACATTATCATCTTTGCTTCCATCAGGAGCTTTTTCTTTTTTTCTAGTATCGCCGTGTAAATTTAGTATGTAGATTTTATCAAAGCTTTGCATTAGAGAATATCTCATACCTCTAAAGGTAGGATTATCTAAAAAGCCATTGTTTGAAATAAAAGCAAAAATTCCACTTTCTTGAGAGTCGATTTTGCTTTGTGCAAAGCGTATGAATTTTACATAATCATCTAAAAGCCATTTTGGATTTTTTTCATTTTCTAGTTTGTGTTTTTCATATATAGTTTTGAAAGTGCTTGTGTTTAGTTTGGATTTTTCTTTAAGGTATGAGTTTATCCACTTTTTTTGTTCATCATTAAGATTTGCTTTGCTTGGTTCTAAACCATAGCTTATTTTGATCTCATCTTCGTATAAGCCTTTGTTACTACTTGCTCCACTATAAGGTGGATTGCCAGTGATGATTAGAATTTGTTCTTCTTTTATCTTTTGTGCTTTTTTAAATTATTTTGTTAGATCAATAAGAGTAAAAAGCGTGTTTTGATCTTCTTGTTCTTTTGATATGCTTTTAGAATACAAAGTATTTGTTAGCGCTATTTTAAGACTTTCATTGTCATTTAATGGAGAGTTAAATTCTTCTTTAAAGCTTTGAGAAAGTTTTAAGTGTGCTATGGTATAAGGTGCTATTAAAAATTCAAAACCGCAAAATTTATCTATCAAAGCTTTTGGATTGTAATTAACGCTATTTTTGTTTATAGGTTCTAAGGCTTTTCTAAAGCTTTCAAGTAAAAAGGTGCCAGTGCCTGTGGCAAAATCAAGCAAGGTTATATTTTTATCTAAAGCTTCACTTAGTCCTTTTTTATGATTAAAATCTTGTTTTAAAACTTCATCTATAGCATTGATGATGAAATTTACCACAGGTGCAGGAGTATAATACACTCCCCTTACTTCTCTAAGTTTTGGATCATAGCTTGCTAAAAATGTTTCATAAAAGTGCAAATAAGGATCTTTATGGGTAGATAAAATATTGCGATTAAATAAATCTTTTTCACTAGTTTTGTTTAATTCTTTTATAATACTTGTAATGTCTATGTGATTTATAATGTTTATGATTTCTTCTAAAAGCCATTTTATATTTTCTAAATTTTCAAAACTATCATCTAAAATCCACTCATAGAACGGATCAATGGAAATGATTTTGGTATGAATTTTTTAGCATTGTTTAGATCTATTTCTTTTGCGGTATCGTTATTTAATTTGGCTAAAAATAAACTATAAGTTAGAGTTTGTGCAAAAGAATCACAAAATTCTTCATAGGATAATTCTTTATAAAGTGTTTCTTTGAAAGTGTTAAATAAACTTATCAATGCTTCATTTTCAATTGATAATAAAAGCTCATCTTTTAAAATTCTTGTTCTTAGGCTTAGATGATTTGCAAAATCTAGAGCTGAATTTATAGGATTTGGGATTTTGGCAAAAAATATAGCAAAAAGTTCGTTTAACTCTTGCATTTTAGTATCTAGTAAAGATTGATTTTTAATAATGCTTTTAATTTCATCAAGAGAGCAAATTTTTACTTCTTTGCAAATGATAATCTCGTTTTTCTCATTTAAGCTTAATAATATAAATCTTAAATAATCTGTGAGAATGATATTTGGACTAAGTTTGGTGTATTTTAAAATTTGATCGCTTTTTATGATGTTGTCAAGATTTGCATTTACTCTTTTATTTTCTATGTAGCCTAGTGTTAGAAAATCTTTTGTTATTAAAAAATCCGGAGTGCCTCTGCCTTCTTTGTCATTGTTTGGTTCTTGTTTGATAGAGATTTTATTTTGCCTGTCTTGATTTTCTTTTATAGCTTGTAATAAATTTTGCAAAGCTGTTCTATGTGTGTGTTCTTTATCGTTGATAGAAATATCTTTTATGTTTTCTAGATAAGCTTTTAGCATTAATTTCCTTTTAATTTGCGACTTTGAAATTTAAAGTTTTTCCTGCCATAAATGGTACCACATCGCCGTATTTTTGCGCTACTTGCCATTCTTGTTTTTCTAAAGCGATGATTTTATCTTTTTTAAATTCAAGATTATGGATTTTACAAGCATTATCTGAAATAAATTTTTGCAAATTTACTTCATTTGAATGTTTTTCAAAAAGTTCAGCCAGCACAGGTAAAATCACCGGCGCGCTAAATACACCAGCTGCACAACCACAGCATTCTTTAGTGTGTAATGGATGAGGCGCGCTATCGCTTCCAAACATAGCCTTTTCATAGCCATTAAAAGCAAGCTCGCATAAAGCGTCTTTGTCTTCATAGCGTTTTGCTATAGGCTTGCAAAACAAGTGTGGATCCATCTTGCCACCTACTACATCATCTAGGGTTATCATCAAGTGGTGTAAAGTGATAGTTGCGTATAAGTTTTCATGATCTTTTAGTAAATCACACAAAGTTTTGGTGGTGATGTGCTCCATGATGATTTTTAGTTTTGGAAAGTTTTTTGCTAGTTTTTCATAAATTTTAGCAAAATTTGCTTCTCTATCCATCACAAAATCATTCGTTTCACCATGCACAAGCAAAGGTATATTTAATTCGCTCATGGCATTTAATGTAGGCTTTAGCTTTTCTATATCAAAGCTTGAAATTCCATTATCTGAGTTGGTGGTTATACCCGCAGGGTAAAGCTTAATGGCAAAAAGTTCATCTTTAGCTTTTTCTAAAAATTTCTCATCATAGTCTTTAAAAAACAAAGTCATCAAAGGCGTAAAGTCTTCCTTGTTACATACTTTTAAAATGCGTTCCTTGTAGGCTTTGAGTGCAGTTGTTTCAGTAAGTGGGGTGATTAAATTTGGCATGATAACCCCTGCCTTAAAGTCTTTTGCGCTAAATGGAGCTACAAGCTCAAGCATGCTTTCATCACGTAAATGCAAATGCATATCCAAAGGGTTTTTAACTATCATTTTATCTCCTATTTGAGTTTATATAATCCATTTTTGAGTTTTTCAAGCAAAGCTTTTTCTTCTAAAAATTTAAAAGTAGAAATAATGGTAGGTTTGCTGATGTTTAATTGTTTGGAAAGTTTTTCGATATTTGCAAAGACAAAGCCATCATCATCAGCATGAAGTGCTAAAAATTCTAAAATTTCAAAACGTTTTTTACCAAAAATTTTAATACATAGTGTTTTTACTTTATCATCCATTCTCTAGCCATATCAAAAAGAATAAAACTCCAAGTAATTATAGCTAAAACTACGCTAAAAAGCACCCCTGCACTTGCGCAATCTTTTGCTTTTTTGGCTAAGATGTGAAATTCGCTCGTGCAAAGATCCACACAAGCTTCTATGGCAGAATTTAGTGCTTCTACGATCAAAATCAACACTAAAACAAATACAAGCACAAAATGCTCTAAAAAGCTTATAGGAAAAAACAAACTCAAGCATATTAAAGGCAGGATAATAGTAAATTCTATTCTAAAAGCCATTTCATCTTTGAGTAAAAATTTAACCCCACTAAGAGCATAAGAAGCGTTTTTAAATAAAGAATACTTTGGCTTCATTAATGATTTTCCTTTAAATTTTTATTAAATATATCATAATTTGCCTCATATTCTTTACTATTTACTCCAAAATACCCTAGCAAACTTGAAAAAAGATTATCATGTGAGAGCTTGTAGTCTTTTTTTGCTTTTAAGGCTTGAGTCAAGTTGCTATCTTTACTCCAAAAGATCATTGGTATATGTTTTTGGTCTTTTGGTGCTATTAAATAAGGCATGCCATGTAGATAAATTCCATTCTCACCCAAACTCTCTCCATGATCTGATAGGTATAGTAAAGAAGCTTCTTGAATAGGATTTTTTTGAAGTAAATTTATAAGATTTTTAAGGATAAAATCTGTGTAAAGTAAAGTATTGTCATAGGTGTTGATGATTTGTTCTTGTGAGCAGGTGTTGAGTTCATTTGTATCACAAGTAGGAGTAAATTTTTTAAATTCTTTTGGGTAGCGTTTGTAGTAAGTTGGCCCATGAGAACCTTGTAAATGCACAGCGATGATTTGATTGGCATGAGTGTTTTGGAGTTCTTTTGTCACAAGCTCGAGCAAACTCTCATCATAATCTTTTGCAATTAATTGGTGTTTTATGCGATCACAAATGCCTTTGCAACCTCCTGAGTTGTTGCCAAACCAAACGCTTTTAACCCCGACTTTTTGTAAGATATCTAAAGCATTTTCTTCATACAAGCCATCTTTAAAATCTTCTCTTTTATGTCTTGAAAACATACAAGGCAAACTTCTTGCTGTGGCAGTTCCACAAGAGCTTACATCACTAAAATAAACCAAATTTGCTTCATTTTTGGTGTAAAAATTTGTATCATTATAAGTGTAACCCCCTAAAGAATAATGACTTGCTCGAGCTGTTTCTCCTACAACTAAAATCATTAATCTAGAAGTATTGCTATCTTTTAAACTCGCATCATCTGAAATGATAGTAAGTTCTTTTTTGCTTGCTAGTTTTTTCTTGGTAAATTCTATACTAGAGTAAATTGGGTAAAATGGTAGATTATACATTCTAACGATATTGTGCGATCGTAAAAAAGGCAAAAAAGACTTTGAGCTAAGGGCGATTAAACCAAAGCATATCGCCAAAGATCCTAAAAATAATACGCTTTTTTTGAAAAAATATCTTTCATATTCAATTTCGGTTAAAACCACAAGTACACTAGGTAAAATAACAAAAGCTAAGATATACAAAACAAAAGAAAAATTAAAATAAGAAAAGAATTCTCTATTGTCTGTTTCAATGACATTTTGTATCATATGATCATCGATTAAAACTCCATAGTTACTAACAAAATAACTACAAATAGCACAAGTGCTAAGTAAAAAAATGCTTAAAATTTTACTCAAGTAAGGAAGGTAGACTAAAGATAGTATGCTTAAAACCAAGAAAAAATAAATCCCAGAAAACACACCAAAAAGCATAAGATCTTGCTCGATTTTATCATATACAAATTCAAACAATGGAAAATTAAACGCCATAATAAAAATCGTATTAAGTAAAGTAAATTGTACCCACGAGAGTTTTAAACGCATTTTTTTCCTTTAGAATAAAATAAAAATTTAGTCTATTTGAATAAAATTAATAAATCGCATATAAAATAGAAATAACTTAAAGAATAAAGGTTTTTAATGAAATTATTATCATGGAATGTAAATGGCTTAAGGGCAATTTGCGATAAAAACGCACTAGATTGGATAAAACAAGAGCAAATTGATTTTATAGGTTTTCAAGAGATTAAAGCACACGAGGATAAATTCCCAAAAAGAATTTATGAATATCCTTTTAAACACATGTATTCAAATAGTGCTAAAAGAGCAGGGTATTCAGGTGTAATGAGCTTGTGTAATTTTGATTGTGAGACTAACAGGTGCGAATTTTTTGATGATGATGAGGGCAGAGTTTTAGAGCATAGTTTTAAAAATATGGTTTTGTTTAACATTTACTTTCCAAATGGTCAAAAAGATGAAGAGCGTTTGAATTTTAAAATGAAATTTTACAATGATTTTTTGGTGTATCTAGATAAGCTTTTAAAAGAAGGTAAAGAGATTATCATTTGTGGTGATGTTAACACTGCTCACCGTGAGATAGACTTAACTCACCCAAAAGCCAATGAAAAAACTTCAGGCTTTTTACCTATAGAACGTGCTTGGATTGATGATTTATTAAAACTAGGTTTTGTAGATACGTTTAGGCATGTTAATGGCGACATCAAAGAAAAATATTCGTGGTGGAGTTATAGAATGAAAGCAAGAGAAAGAAATGTAGGCTGGAGGATTGACTACTTTTTTGTCTCTAATGGTTTAAAAGACAAGCTCAAAAATGCCTTTATAAGAGATGATATTTTTGGTTCAGATCATGCTCCTGTAGGGATAGAAATTGATATTTAAGACATTTTTTAATGTCTTAAATAATTATTAAGTAAAAATCGCTATAATTTTATCTTTAAACTGCAAATGGCCCATTCGTCTAGCGGTTAGGACATCGCCCTTTCACGGCGGTAACACGAGTTCGAGTCTCGTATGGGTCACCATCTCTATTTTTGTTCTCATATTTTTGATATTTATTTTCATTTTACAAAAAGTTACATTCTAATTTGTTATTTTGCATGCTATTTCAATTTTTTAAATTAATTATAATTAACATTTAATACCTAAAACTTCATAATGGTTTTTAAGATATACAAAGGAAGCTAGCATATATAAACCTAAAAATAAAAGTGAGTTGATGAATTTGGTATACGAGGATAGAATTTCTTTAAAAGATATCGATATGTCTTTGATAGATGATTTTTCATATGTGTTTTATTACTCCAAAAGATTGGGCTTTTTGGGTATTAAAATTAGGATGTTTCAAATGCTAAAGATATGTCTTATATGTTTTTTAATTGTGTTAATTTTAATTATTCTTTGTTACATTGGAAAACTTCAAAAGTCACTAGAATGGCATATTGTTTTTGAAATTTTCAAGTATTATGAACATAGCGTGGCAAACTAGGATGTGAAAAAATGTCATCATTATTGCAAAGTTTTCATCACAAACTAGATGAGTGGAATATCTAAAGAGATTATAATGCTGATAAGATGTTTGGAAATTGTGGTATTGATAAACTTTATGCGATCAAGAGTTAGAATGAATAAAATTCGTACATTTTTTATGTGAATTTTTCTTTTGTTTTTTTAAGTTTTTCATCAAGTTTTTGTACTAAACTTATCTTTTAAAAGTGCTATTTTATAGTGCTTAGAGATTATTTTTTAGGAAAAATTCTATGGAGATAAAATTTATTATAAAAAGAGATAAAAGTCAAGTTGCATTTGATATTTTTAAGATTAAAAATGCTATTTTCAAAGCTAATATAAACTCTACAGATGAAAAACTAAATAATGATTTTTTAGACAAACTTTGTGATGAAGTTGTAGCTTTGCTTGATGAAAAGCACATGCAAGTAGAACAAATTCAAGATAAAGTTGAAGAGATTTTAATCAAAAATGCCTTAGTTAACACTGCAAAATCTTATATTTTATACCGTCAAAAAAGAATGCAAATTCGCAATGGTAGCTATAATTTGCTTAGTTTGTATGATGATTTGACTTTTAAAGACTCTAAAGAAGCGGATTTAAAAAGAGAAAATGCCAATATCAACTCAGATGGTGCTATGGGTATGATGCTTAAATATGGTTCAGAAGGAGCAAAATACTATGTAGATGAGTGTATTTTACCAAAACATATTGCAAATGCACACAAAAACGGCGATATACACATACATGATAAAGATTTTTATATGCTAACACAAACTTGTTGTCAAATAGACTTATTAAAGCTTTTTGAAAATGGTTTTAGTACAGGACATGGAAGTTTGCGTGAGCCAAATGATATCAGATCTTATGCTTCTTTAGCTTGCATTGCTTTGCAGGCCAATCAAAATGAAATGCATGGAGGTCAATCTATACCAAATTTTGATTTTGCTATAGCAAAAGGTGTGTCAAAGACTTTTCAAAAAGAGTATAAAAAAGCTATAAATGCATTTTTTGAAATAAAATTAGAGCAAAGTTTAGACGAGCAATGCTTTAAAAATGCTAATTTTCAAGCCTCAAGTGAAAAAGAATGTTTTAAAGAGCTTTTAAGACTTGATTTAAATAGTGATGAGAGTTTTTTAAAACAAGCAAATGCTTATGCTTATAAAAGAGCATTAAAACAAACCCAAGACGCAACTTTTCAAGCTATGGAAGCTTTGGTGCATAATCTTAATACTATGAACTCAAGAGCAGGCGCTCAAGTGCCTTTTAGTACGCTAAATTATGGCACCGATACTTCTTTTGAAGGTCAAATGGTGGTAGAAAATTTACTCAAAGCTACGATGAGAGGTTTGGGAAATGGCGAAACACCGATTTTTCCTGTACAAATTTTTAAAGTAAAAGAAGGTGTTAATTATAATGAAAAAGATCCAAACTACAAGCTTTTTAAACTTGCTATAGAATGTGCTTCTAAAAGACTTTTTCCAAATTTTAGCTTTTTAGATGCAAGCTTTAATGCAAAATACTATAAAAAGGGCGATTATAACAGCGAAGTGGCTTATATGGGGTGTAGAACTAGGGTTATGGCAAATGTTTATGATAAGAGTAAAGAAATCACAAGCGGTAGAGGAAATTTAAGTTTTACAAGTATCAACCTTGTGCGTTTAGCTATAGAAGCCAAAGGAAATTTAGAACTTTTTTACTCATTTTTAAAAGAAAAATTAGAGCTTGTGTATGAGCAACTACTTCATAGATATAAAATTCAAAGCCTTAAAAAAGCAAAGAATTTCCCATTTTTAATGGGCGAGAGAATTTGGATAAATTCAGATACTTTAAAAGAAAATGATAGTGTAGAAAAGGTTATAGCTCATGGGACTTTAGCTATAGGTTATATAGGGCTTTGTGAAAGCTTAGTAGCTTTGGTGGGTTCTCACCATGGGCAAAGCCAAGAAGCAAGAGAGCTTGGCTTGAAAATCGTGCGTTTTATGCGTGAATTTGTCGATGAAAAAGCATTCAAAGACAAACTGAATTTTTCACTCATAGCCACTCCGGCTGAAGGATTAAGTGGAAGATTTTTAAAGCTAGATCAAAAAAAATATGGCATTTTAAAAGGCATAACCGATAAAGAATTTTATACCAATTCTTTTCATATTCCTGTGGATTTTCCTATCAGTATCTATGAAAAAATTCAAATAGAAGCCCCATATCATGAGCTAAATAACGGCGGGCATATTACTTATGTAGAGTTAAATGGCGATGTGAGTAAAAACCTAGAAAGCTTTAAGCGTATCATACAATGCATGAAAGAAAGTAATATAGGTTATGGCTCGATCAATTTCCCGCTAGATAGAGACCCTGTGTGTGGTTATAGCGGTGTGATAGATGAGTTTTGCCCAAAATGCCATAGAAAAGAAGATGATATTAAATTCGAACGCATTAGAAGGATCACAGGTTATCTAGTGGGAACGCTTGATCGTTTTAACAATGCGAAAAAAGCTGAAGTTCATGCAAGAATTAAACACGATTTTTCTTAGACTAGCTGGTGTTGTAAAAGAATCCATCGTCGATGGTTATGGTTTGCGTTACGTGATTTTTACTCAAGGTTGTCCTCATCACTGCAAAGGTTGCCATAACCCACAAACACATGATTTTAACAAAGGATATTTGCAAGATTTAGCAAGTTTGTATGATGAAATTCACAAAAATCCTTTGCTTCAAGGAGTTACTTTTAGTGGCGGGGAGCCTTTCATGCAAGCTAAAAATTTAAGTATTCTAGCAAAACACATTAAAGCTTTAGGGCTTGATCTTACTATATATACAGGTTTTACTTACGAAGAGCTATTACAAGAG
Encoded here:
- a CDS encoding helix-turn-helix domain-containing protein, with translation MDDKVKTLCIKIFGKKRFEILEFLALHADDDGFVFANIEKLSKQLNISKPTIISTFKFLEEKALLEKLKNGLYKLK
- a CDS encoding anaerobic ribonucleoside triphosphate reductase, coding for MEIKFIIKRDKSQVAFDIFKIKNAIFKANINSTDEKLNNDFLDKLCDEVVALLDEKHMQVEQIQDKVEEILIKNALVNTAKSYILYRQKRMQIRNGSYNLLSLYDDLTFKDSKEADLKRENANINSDGAMGMMLKYGSEGAKYYVDECILPKHIANAHKNGDIHIHDKDFYMLTQTCCQIDLLKLFENGFSTGHGSLREPNDIRSYASLACIALQANQNEMHGGQSIPNFDFAIAKGVSKTFQKEYKKAINAFFEIKLEQSLDEQCFKNANFQASSEKECFKELLRLDLNSDESFLKQANAYAYKRALKQTQDATFQAMEALVHNLNTMNSRAGAQVPFSTLNYGTDTSFEGQMVVENLLKATMRGLGNGETPIFPVQIFKVKEGVNYNEKDPNYKLFKLAIECASKRLFPNFSFLDASFNAKYYKKGDYNSEVAYMGCRTRVMANVYDKSKEITSGRGNLSFTSINLVRLAIEAKGNLELFYSFLKEKLELVYEQLLHRYKIQSLKKAKNFPFLMGERIWINSDTLKENDSVEKVIAHGTLAIGYIGLCESLVALVGSHHGQSQEARELGLKIVRFMREFVDEKAFKDKLNFSLIATPAEGLSGRFLKLDQKKYGILKGITDKEFYTNSFHIPVDFPISIYEKIQIEAPYHELNNGGHITYVELNGDVSKNLESFKRIIQCMKESNIGYGSINFPLDRDPVCGYSGVIDEFCPKCHRKEDDIKFERIRRITGYLVGTLDRFNNAKKAEVHARIKHDFS
- the pyrC gene encoding dihydroorotase, which translates into the protein MIVKNPLDMHLHLRDESMLELVAPFSAKDFKAGVIMPNLITPLTETTALKAYKERILKVCNKEDFTPLMTLFFKDYDEKFLEKAKDELFAIKLYPAGITTNSDNGISSFDIEKLKPTLNAMSELNIPLLVHGETNDFVMDREANFAKIYEKLAKNFPKLKIIMEHITTKTLCDLLKDHENLYATITLHHLMITLDDVVGGKMDPHLFCKPIAKRYEDKDALCELAFNGYEKAMFGSDSAPHPLHTKECCGCAAGVFSAPVILPVLAELFEKHSNEVNLQKFISDNACKIHNLEFKKDKIIALEKQEWQVAQKYGDVVPFMAGKTLNFKVAN
- a CDS encoding exodeoxyribonuclease III, encoding MKLLSWNVNGLRAICDKNALDWIKQEQIDFIGFQEIKAHEDKFPKRIYEYPFKHMYSNSAKRAGYSGVMSLCNFDCETNRCEFFDDDEGRVLEHSFKNMVLFNIYFPNGQKDEERLNFKMKFYNDFLVYLDKLLKEGKEIIICGDVNTAHREIDLTHPKANEKTSGFLPIERAWIDDLLKLGFVDTFRHVNGDIKEKYSWWSYRMKARERNVGWRIDYFFVSNGLKDKLKNAFIRDDIFGSDHAPVGIEIDI
- a CDS encoding phosphoethanolamine transferase; this translates as MRLKLSWVQFTLLNTIFIMAFNFPLFEFVYDKIEQDLMLFGVFSGIYFFLVLSILSLVYLPYLSKILSIFLLSTCAICSYFVSNYGVLIDDHMIQNVIETDNREFFSYFNFSFVLYILAFVILPSVLVVLTEIEYERYFFKKSVLFLGSLAICFGLIALSSKSFLPFLRSHNIVRMYNLPFYPIYSSIEFTKKKLASKKELTIISDDASLKDSNTSRLMILVVGETARASHYSLGGYTYNDTNFYTKNEANLVYFSDVSSCGTATARSLPCMFSRHKREDFKDGLYEENALDILQKVGVKSVWFGNNSGGCKGICDRIKHQLIAKDYDESLLELVTKELQNTHANQIIAVHLQGSHGPTYYKRYPKEFKKFTPTCDTNELNTCSQEQIINTYDNTLLYTDFILKNLINLLQKNPIQEASLLYLSDHGESLGENGIYLHGMPYLIAPKDQKHIPMIFWSKDSNLTQALKAKKDYKLSHDNLFSSLLGYFGVNSKEYEANYDIFNKNLKENH
- a CDS encoding diacylglycerol kinase translates to MKPKYSLFKNASYALSGVKFLLKDEMAFRIEFTIILPLICLSLFFPISFLEHFVLVFVLVLILIVEALNSAIEACVDLCTSEFHILAKKAKDCASAGVLFSVVLAIITWSFILFDMAREWMIK
- the nrdG gene encoding anaerobic ribonucleoside-triphosphate reductase activating protein, producing the protein MQELNTIFLRLAGVVKESIVDGYGLRYVIFTQGCPHHCKGCHNPQTHDFNKGYLQDLASLYDEIHKNPLLQGVTFSGGEPFMQAKNLSILAKHIKALGLDLTIYTGFTYEELLQEQAMKELLILADVLIDGKFILEQKDLSLKFKGSKNQRIIDVVKSLDQGKVILFEK